The sequence TGAAATAAAAATTCATTATGTTATAAAAATATTAGCAGGCAATAAATTCAAGTTCAGCCCTTGCTTATTGCTTAATTTTTCAAAGCCTCATCAATAATCTTTTGTACAACAGGTTTAGCCTGGTATTTACGGTCAAACAACAGGGGATAGTCTGTTCTGCCGGGAATAGGCCAACCGTTTTTCCAGGATTGACCATCAGTAACTCCCCAG comes from Bacteroidota bacterium and encodes:
- a CDS encoding endo-1,4-beta-xylanase, whose product is WGVTDGQSWKNGWPIPGRTDYPLLFDRKYQAKPVVQKIIDEALKN